In the Candidatus Woesearchaeota archaeon genome, one interval contains:
- a CDS encoding RNA-binding protein, producing MADQDVYCISCKKKVSNLAGTARFPCPNCGDSEITRCPNCRKLVAKYTCPKCKFDGPN from the coding sequence ATGGCTGACCAAGATGTTTATTGTATTTCATGTAAAAAGAAAGTAAGTAATTTAGCAGGTACTGCACGTTTTCCGTGTCCTAATTGTGGGGATAGTGAGATTACTCGTTGTCCAAATTGCCGTAAATTAGTTGCTAAATACACGTGCCCTAAATGTAAATTTGACGGGCCTAACTAA
- a CDS encoding 30S ribosomal protein S27ae translates to MAKKKDTKTKTTSHKYKSYEVSGDKLVRKNKFCPKCGVGFFLAQHKDRSVCGKCQYTEFSKKE, encoded by the coding sequence ATGGCTAAGAAGAAAGATACAAAAACAAAAACTACCTCTCACAAATATAAAAGTTATGAAGTTTCTGGTGATAAACTTGTTCGTAAAAATAAGTTTTGCCCTAAATGTGGTGTTGGTTTTTTTCTAGCTCAACATAAAGACAGATCTGTTTGTGGAAAATGTCAATATACTGAGTTTAGCAAAAAAGAATAA
- a CDS encoding AAA family ATPase produces MGWTEIATKKLTFASVLMNPVYKDRNELFSLVPKKGLVHRIEEKNEVIMELAPILMNSAVNCVFLYGTPGTGKTAMITELTEELTKEAKKRKIDLTKAYVNCSENRTETTILIDILNQIGDREYPRLGWTRTKALSEFKKIIKETEMNLLIILDEADYALKESGDDILYRLSRINQKIKSNVSTLLISNDIRVSDYIKPRTASTAGRVKILFAPYNHEELRDILSARVKYAFQPKVVKKIVIDKIAEIEANRGGDARKALELLDTCGKLALAQKKNQITLELVNEADTALEKDTILNTISTLAKHQKLLFLTILQQKEKDLEGTSIYHKYKETCSKQNITNLSVRRIRTFLVEFDELGLLKQEVTWLRTLKKKSRSIKVEIDSGIKKKAIKMIRDSL; encoded by the coding sequence ATGGGGTGGACAGAAATAGCAACAAAGAAATTAACATTTGCAAGTGTACTCATGAATCCAGTATACAAAGATAGAAACGAACTTTTTTCTTTAGTACCAAAAAAAGGACTAGTCCACAGAATAGAAGAAAAAAATGAAGTTATTATGGAACTTGCACCAATTCTTATGAATAGCGCAGTAAATTGTGTTTTCTTATACGGAACACCCGGCACAGGAAAAACTGCAATGATAACTGAACTCACCGAAGAATTAACAAAAGAAGCAAAAAAAAGAAAAATTGATTTAACAAAAGCATATGTTAACTGTAGCGAAAACAGAACAGAAACAACAATTCTTATCGACATATTAAATCAAATTGGAGATCGCGAATATCCTAGACTAGGTTGGACTCGAACCAAAGCATTAAGTGAATTTAAAAAAATAATCAAAGAAACTGAAATGAATCTTCTCATAATTCTTGATGAAGCAGATTATGCATTAAAAGAAAGTGGAGATGATATTCTTTACAGATTAAGTAGAATTAATCAAAAAATTAAGTCTAATGTTTCAACACTCTTAATTTCAAACGATATTCGAGTTTCAGATTATATCAAACCAAGAACTGCATCAACTGCAGGAAGAGTAAAAATATTATTCGCACCATACAACCATGAAGAATTAAGAGACATATTAAGTGCACGCGTTAAATATGCGTTTCAACCAAAAGTTGTGAAAAAAATAGTAATCGATAAAATTGCAGAAATAGAAGCAAATCGAGGTGGAGATGCAAGAAAAGCACTCGAATTATTAGATACTTGCGGAAAACTTGCACTTGCACAGAAAAAAAATCAAATAACTTTAGAGTTAGTTAATGAAGCAGATACTGCACTTGAAAAAGATACAATTCTTAATACAATTTCAACACTTGCAAAACATCAAAAATTATTATTCTTAACAATTCTTCAACAAAAAGAAAAAGATTTAGAAGGAACTTCAATATATCATAAATATAAAGAAACTTGCTCTAAACAAAATATAACTAACTTATCAGTTAGAAGAATTAGGACATTCTTAGTAGAATTTGATGAACTTGGACTTTTAAAACAAGAAGTTACTTGGCTTAGAACTTTGAAAAAGAAAAGTCGATCAATCAAAGTTGAAATAGATAGTGGAATTAAGAAAAAAGCAATAAAAATGATTAGAGATAGTTTGTAA
- a CDS encoding DNA-directed RNA polymerase subunit E'', which produces MAKKKCCKTCKLFVDGGECPICKNSNFSTNWQGRIFVVDANKSEIAQKIGITIKGEYAIKCR; this is translated from the coding sequence ATGGCTAAAAAAAAATGTTGTAAAACTTGTAAACTTTTTGTGGACGGTGGAGAATGTCCTATTTGTAAAAACTCTAATTTTTCAACGAATTGGCAAGGAAGAATTTTTGTGGTTGACGCAAATAAATCTGAGATTGCACAAAAAATTGGCATAACTATAAAAGGAGAATATGCAATTAAGTGTAGATAA
- a CDS encoding DNA-directed RNA polymerase, whose amino-acid sequence MFYKVKVNDHIRVPPKIFDLKTEEAVIQRIKKKYDGFISKDLGIVIDVAGVNDIREGLIIAGDGAAYFDTTFELLAFRPELQEVIAGNIRDIADFGAFISMGPIEGMIHVSQTMDDFVSFSKDKVLSGKESKQTLKVGDRCIARIVAVSYKDLSNPKIGLTMRQDLLGKSEWIEARQNKEGDKVKKEVKKK is encoded by the coding sequence ATGTTTTATAAAGTAAAAGTAAACGATCACATTCGTGTTCCGCCAAAGATTTTCGACTTAAAAACCGAAGAAGCGGTAATTCAACGAATCAAAAAGAAATATGATGGGTTTATATCGAAAGATTTAGGCATTGTTATTGATGTTGCAGGTGTTAATGATATCCGGGAAGGATTAATTATTGCGGGAGATGGTGCAGCTTATTTTGATACTACATTTGAATTATTAGCATTTAGGCCTGAGTTGCAAGAAGTAATTGCAGGTAACATTAGAGATATTGCTGATTTTGGAGCATTTATTTCAATGGGCCCGATCGAAGGTATGATTCACGTTTCACAAACTATGGATGATTTTGTTTCATTTTCAAAAGATAAAGTTTTAAGTGGTAAAGAATCAAAGCAAACATTAAAAGTTGGAGATAGATGTATTGCAAGAATTGTTGCAGTAAGCTATAAAGACTTATCAAATCCTAAAATTGGTTTGACTATGCGTCAAGATTTACTTGGTAAAAGTGAGTGGATAGAAGCACGTCAGAACAAAGAGGGAGATAAAGTTAAAAAAGAAGTTAAGAAAAAATAA
- a CDS encoding translation elongation factor-like protein gives MSCESDECLPEENLQLIGSVSSFFSGVGVAAIQLTGDLKVGDNILFKGSTTNYEQSVTSMQIKKVAVQEAKSGDDLGIKVLDKVRSGDKIYKRV, from the coding sequence ATGTCTTGTGAATCTGATGAATGTTTGCCTGAAGAAAATCTGCAGTTGATTGGATCTGTGAGTTCTTTTTTTAGTGGGGTGGGTGTTGCCGCAATTCAACTAACGGGTGATTTAAAAGTTGGTGATAATATTTTATTTAAAGGATCAACAACTAATTATGAACAATCTGTAACTAGTATGCAAATTAAGAAAGTTGCAGTTCAAGAAGCAAAGTCAGGGGACGATCTTGGAATAAAAGTTCTTGATAAAGTAAGATCTGGAGATAAGATTTACAAGAGAGTCTGA
- a CDS encoding HAD hydrolase-like protein translates to MIIGTDLSGTLIKEQAAAIGHKDWFRLMSTLLEDPSVALMGNNPNYFLEVFGVMSRYTGLNPAIDSEKKLMTKLARNLFQMCFLKSAKQAAAKNNLGYFEYLDLLKTLKTQKKDCKIALITTTPQDIVNPLLKLIDCEKLFDHICKSDLSNKPNKKELLDQFQKQNGKLTFYVGNEYSDYVACTQLGITCFLINFDSEKYKKSITSTNPKNNTNLKEQIKIPPQNICKTITELKEKIETLTTI, encoded by the coding sequence ATGATAATTGGAACAGATCTATCAGGAACACTCATTAAAGAGCAGGCAGCAGCAATAGGCCATAAAGACTGGTTCAGATTAATGTCAACCTTGCTTGAAGACCCAAGTGTTGCTTTAATGGGAAATAATCCAAATTATTTTTTAGAAGTATTTGGGGTAATGTCAAGATATACTGGACTCAATCCCGCCATTGATTCTGAAAAAAAGCTAATGACTAAACTTGCACGAAATTTATTTCAAATGTGTTTTTTAAAATCTGCCAAACAAGCTGCAGCAAAAAATAATTTAGGTTACTTCGAATATTTAGATTTATTAAAAACGTTGAAAACACAAAAGAAGGATTGTAAAATTGCACTAATAACTACAACCCCCCAAGATATTGTAAATCCACTACTAAAACTTATTGATTGTGAAAAGTTATTTGATCACATTTGCAAAAGTGATTTGAGTAACAAACCCAACAAAAAAGAATTACTCGACCAATTTCAAAAACAAAATGGAAAACTCACTTTTTATGTTGGTAATGAATATTCAGATTATGTTGCTTGCACTCAACTAGGAATTACTTGTTTTCTCATAAATTTTGACTCAGAAAAATACAAAAAGTCAATAACTTCTACAAATCCTAAAAATAATACCAATTTAAAAGAACAAATAAAAATCCCCCCACAAAATATTTGTAAAACAATTACTGAACTAAAAGAAAAAATTGAGACCCTAACAACTATTTGA
- the infB gene encoding translation initiation factor IF-2 — protein sequence MAIRSPICSVLGHVDHGKSSILDCIRGTCIIATEAGAITQAIGASIIPLSVIKNKCGDLLKAMNMDFTIPGLLFIDTPGHAAFSSLRKRGGNLADIAILVVDINEGFKPQTIESIEILKFYKTPFIIAANKLDLVSGWKSNSGPVMKNLTSQQPSVITEFENKFYTLVGKISEFGFDSDRFDRVADFTKQIGIVPVSAKTGEGISELMMMITGLAQRFLGDRLEFDSSQPAKGTILEVKEEKGLGKTMDVIVYDGTLKVNDSLVIGGVNGSIITKVRALMLPADLAEMRDKKTKFKSTKEVVAATGVKISCPDMNGIVAGMPVRSCDKKDTQLIADEMNQELNDILVQTDKEGIIIKADTIGSLEALSSMLRDRGVTIRKASVGDISKKDVIDAESNLEQDPLSAVILAFNLNPAEDVIKVSAKVKILANDIIYKLIENYEAWLAEEKRKYELEKIGSLTRPCKLRLIPNYIFRQSNPAIVGVDLLIGKLSTNVMLMKENGVEVALVKSIQKEKDSVQSVDEGSQVAISLPGVTVGRQIVEGENLFVSMPEKDFIKLKEFKELLSNPERELLKEIAMIKREQNPVWGI from the coding sequence ATGGCTATTCGTTCACCTATTTGTTCAGTTTTAGGACATGTTGATCATGGTAAATCATCTATTCTTGATTGTATTAGAGGTACGTGTATAATAGCAACAGAAGCAGGTGCAATTACTCAGGCAATTGGAGCTTCAATTATTCCATTATCTGTTATAAAAAATAAGTGTGGCGATCTTCTAAAAGCGATGAATATGGATTTTACGATTCCTGGTTTGTTATTTATTGATACTCCTGGTCACGCAGCGTTTTCAAGTTTGAGAAAGCGAGGCGGTAACTTAGCAGATATTGCAATTTTAGTTGTAGATATTAATGAGGGGTTTAAACCTCAAACTATCGAATCAATAGAAATTTTAAAATTTTATAAAACTCCTTTTATTATTGCCGCAAATAAACTTGATTTAGTTTCGGGATGGAAATCAAATTCAGGTCCTGTTATGAAAAATTTGACTTCACAACAACCGTCTGTAATTACTGAGTTTGAAAATAAATTTTATACTCTAGTTGGAAAAATTTCTGAGTTCGGTTTTGATAGTGATCGTTTTGATCGAGTTGCAGATTTTACTAAACAAATTGGTATTGTTCCGGTTAGTGCTAAGACTGGAGAGGGTATTTCTGAATTGATGATGATGATAACAGGTCTTGCTCAACGTTTTTTAGGTGATCGACTGGAGTTTGATAGTTCTCAACCTGCTAAAGGAACAATTTTAGAAGTTAAAGAAGAGAAAGGTTTAGGAAAAACAATGGATGTAATTGTTTATGATGGTACGTTAAAAGTTAATGATTCATTAGTTATTGGGGGAGTTAATGGTTCTATTATTACTAAAGTTAGAGCATTAATGTTGCCTGCAGATTTAGCTGAGATGAGGGATAAAAAAACCAAGTTTAAATCCACAAAAGAAGTAGTTGCAGCAACTGGTGTTAAAATTTCCTGTCCTGATATGAATGGGATTGTTGCAGGTATGCCAGTTAGATCTTGTGATAAAAAAGATACTCAATTAATTGCTGATGAGATGAACCAAGAACTTAATGATATTTTAGTTCAAACAGATAAAGAAGGAATTATTATTAAGGCAGATACTATTGGTTCATTAGAAGCGCTTTCAAGTATGTTAAGAGATAGGGGCGTCACTATTAGAAAAGCATCTGTTGGAGATATTTCTAAAAAAGATGTTATTGATGCAGAATCAAATCTTGAACAAGATCCGTTATCTGCAGTAATCCTCGCATTTAATCTTAATCCTGCTGAGGACGTTATTAAAGTTTCAGCAAAAGTTAAAATTCTTGCAAATGATATTATTTACAAACTTATCGAAAATTATGAAGCATGGTTAGCTGAAGAAAAACGTAAGTATGAGCTTGAAAAAATTGGTTCGCTAACAAGGCCTTGTAAACTTAGGCTAATTCCTAATTATATTTTTCGTCAGAGCAATCCTGCAATTGTAGGTGTTGATTTATTAATTGGAAAACTTTCAACAAATGTTATGCTTATGAAAGAAAATGGGGTTGAGGTTGCGTTAGTTAAAAGCATTCAAAAAGAAAAAGATTCTGTTCAATCTGTAGATGAAGGAAGTCAAGTTGCAATTTCTCTTCCAGGAGTAACTGTGGGCAGGCAAATTGTGGAAGGTGAAAATTTGTTTGTATCTATGCCTGAAAAAGATTTTATTAAATTAAAAGAGTTTAAAGAATTATTATCCAATCCTGAACGGGAATTACTTAAGGAAATTGCGATGATTAAACGAGAGCAGAATCCTGTTTGGGGAATATAA
- a CDS encoding elongation factor 1-beta, translating to MADVIVTLRLMPISPEVNLDELKGKADTIIQSFEAEIGKTIITPIAFGIKALDLIFVRDEKLGSTEAMEKQIEELEDVNSAEVIDVRRALG from the coding sequence ATGGCAGATGTAATTGTTACGTTAAGACTTATGCCTATTTCTCCAGAAGTTAATTTGGATGAATTAAAAGGTAAAGCAGATACTATCATTCAAAGTTTCGAAGCAGAAATTGGTAAAACTATAATAACTCCAATAGCTTTTGGAATTAAAGCATTAGATCTAATTTTTGTTAGGGATGAGAAACTTGGTTCTACTGAAGCGATGGAAAAACAAATTGAAGAACTTGAAGATGTTAATTCCGCTGAAGTTATTGATGTAAGGCGAGCGTTAGGTTAA